One part of the Gadus macrocephalus chromosome 8, ASM3116895v1 genome encodes these proteins:
- the rab12 gene encoding ras-related protein Rab-12 — translation MDPRYDRQRRAGDGGSSNSSPALGAQSRRRKIPPRPADFKLQIIIIGSRGVGKTSLMERFTDDTFCEACKSTVGVDFKIKTVDLRGKKIRLQIWDTAGQERFNSITSAYYRGAKGIVLVYDITKQETFEDLPKWMKMIDKYASEEAELLLVGNKLDCETDRIVTKQQAERFASRISGMRFCEASAKDNFNVDEIFLKLVDDILSKMPLEMPSRELSNSILSLQPEPEVPPELPPPRMRCC, via the exons ATGGATCCACGATATGACAGACAACGGAGGGCTGGTGACGGGGGCTCTTCCAACTCGTCCCCAGCTTTGGGTGCTCAGTCGCGCCGCAGAAAGATCCCCCCAAGACCCGCTGATTTTAAACTACAAATAATCATTATCGGCTCCCGCGGTGTTGGCAAAACCAGCCTAATGGAAAGATTCACAGACGACACTTTCTGTGAAGCGTGCAAGTCCACCGTAG GAGTCGACTTTAAAATCAAGACCGTGGATCTGAGAGGAAAGAAGATCAGGCTGCAGATCTG GGACACGGCTGGCCAGGAGAGGTTCAACAGCATCACATCGGCCTACTACAGAGGGGCCAAGGGGATAGTGCTGGTCTATGACATCACCAAGCAGGAGACCTTTGAAGACCTGCCCAAATGGATGAAAATGATAGATAAG TACGCCTCAGAGGAAGCAGAGCTCCTCCTGGTGGGGAACAAGCTGGACTGTGAGACGGACCGTATCGTCACCAAACAGCAGGccgagagg TTTGCCTCTCGGATAAGTGGCATGCGCTTTTGTGAAGCCAGCGCCAAAGATAACTTCAATGTGGACGAGATCTTCCTGAAGCTGGTGGATGACATTCTTAGTAAG ATGCCTCTGGAAATGCCAAGCAGGGAGCTTTCCAACAGTATCCTGTCTCTGCAGCCTGAGCCGGAAGTGCCTCCAGAGCTTCCGCCGCCACGCATGCGCTGCTGCTGA
- the napgb gene encoding N-ethylmaleimide-sensitive factor attachment protein, gamma b: protein MAAQKINEAHEHMAKADKCLKTSLTKWKPDFDSAASEYAKAAVCFKNAKQFDQAKDAYLKEAEYHTENKTLFHAAKAIEQAGMMMKEQKKMPEAIQLIEKACMMYMENGTPDTAAMALDRAGKLIEPLNLDKAVDLYQKAAGVFENEDRLRQAAELLGKASRLLVRVRRLDDAAVAIQKEKNMYKEIENYPMCFKKTTAQVLVHLHRADYVAADKCVRESYSLPGYSGSEDSVAMETLLQGYDEQDEDQVYRICNSPLLKYMDNDYAKLAISLRVPGGVSKKKVAAAAAAAGGASGAAAEEDDYAGGLC, encoded by the exons ATGGCGGCGCAGAAAATAAACGAGGCCCATGAGCATATGGCCAAAGCGGATAAATG CCTTAAAACCAGCCTCACTAAGTGGAAGCCAGATTTCGACAGTGCCGCATCAGAGTACGCCAAAGCAG CTGTGTGTTTCAAGAATGCAAAGCAGTTTGACCAGGCAAAGGATGCGTACTTAAAGGAAGCAGAGTACCACACAGAAAACAAAAC GCTTTTCCACGCTGCAAA GGCTATTGAACAAGCCggaatgatgatgaag GAACAAAAGAAGATGCCGGAAGCCATCCAGCTCATAGAGAAGGCCTGCATGATGTACATGGAGAACGGCACTCCTGACACTGCTGCCATGGCACTCGACCGGGCTGGAAA ACTCATAGAGCCGCTCAACTTGGATAAGGCTGTGGATCTGTATCAGAAGGCTGCCGGTGTGTTTGAG AACGAGGACCGCCTGCGACAGGCAGCAGAACTGCTGGGCAAGGCTTCCAGACTCCTGGTCAGAGTAAGAAG GCTGGACGATGCAGCGGTGGCCATTCAGAAGGAGAAGAACATGTACAAAGAGATTGAGAACTATCCCATGTGCTTCAAG AAAACCACCGCTCAGGTGCTGGTTCATCTGCACAGAGCGGACTACGTAGCGGCTGACAAGTGTGTCCGAGAGAGTTACAG CCTTCCGGGTTACAGCGGCAGTGAAGACTCCGTTGCCATGGAGACACTCCTGCAGGGCTATGACGAACAGGACGAAGACCAGGTGTACCGTATCTGCAACTCACCTTTACTGAAGTACATGGATAACGAC TACGCCAAGCTGGCCATCTCCCTCCGCGTGCCGGGCGGCGTGAGCAAGAAGAAGGTAGCGGCGGCCGCTGCggcagcagggggcgccagtGGAGCGGCTGCCGAGGAGGACGACTATGCCGGAGGGCTGTGTTAG